A window of Zingiber officinale cultivar Zhangliang chromosome 5A, Zo_v1.1, whole genome shotgun sequence contains these coding sequences:
- the LOC121983158 gene encoding calcium-binding protein KIC-like → MEQRRAPVEFEDFLPIMAERLGEEGLMEELCNGFRLLMDPRRRLITFDSLKRNAASLGLDGLSDDELRDMLREGDVDGDGALSEQEFCVLMVRLSPQLMAHAAASALAF, encoded by the coding sequence ATGGAGCAGCGGAGGGCACCGGTGGAGTTCGAGGACTTCCTTCCCATCATGGCGGAGAGGCTCGGCGAGGAAGGGCTGATGGAGGAGCTATGCAACGGCTTCCGCCTGCTCATGGACCCCCGCCGCCGCCTCATCACCTTCGACAGCCTCAAGCGCAACGCCGCGAGCTTAGGGCTCGACGGACTTTCCGACGACGAGCTACGGGACATGCTCCGGGAGGGCGACGTCGACGGCGACGGCGCGCTCAGCGAGCAGGAGTTCTGCGTCCTCATGGTTCGGCTCAGTCCTCAATTGATGGCCCACGCCGCTGCCAGTGCCTTGGCCTTCTGA
- the LOC121979917 gene encoding probable aquaporin TIP5-1, producing the protein MTSTDRCRLPVWLSPACRRSYLAEFISTFFFVFAAVGSTISARMLTPDVTSEASSLVATALAQAFALFVSVYIASDVSGGHVNPAVTFGLAVTGHISVPMALLYCIAQLLGATFACFLLWVASAGQAIPTTGIGAEMTGFGGAVVESVITFVLVYTVYEAADPRGGGSGGERRRNGERRVAASLAAALAAGACVLAAGSLTGGSMNPARSFGPAVVSGNFKNQAVYWVGPLVGAALAALLHQMVVFPSPFPAVDSNSTSSVTMAV; encoded by the exons ATGACTTCCACCGACCGATGCCGACTCCCTGTCTGGCTGTCTCCGGCCTGCCGCCGTTCATATCTGGCAGAATTCATCTCCACCTTCTTCTTCGTCTTCGCTGCCGTCGGCTCCACGATCTCCGCCC GAATGCTAACTCCCGACGTTACGTCGGAAGCCTCGTCACTTGTTGCGACGGCGCTAGCGCAGGCCTTTGCCCTGTTCGTATCCGTCTACATTGCCAGCGACGTCTCCGGCGGCCACGTCAACCCCGCGGTCACGTTCGGCCTCGCTGTCACCGGCCACATCAGCGTTCCCATGGCCCTCCTCTACTGCATTGCTCAGTTGCTAGGCGCCACCTTCGCCTGCTTCCTCCTCTGGGTCGCCTCAGCCGGACAGGCGATCCCCACGACAGGGATAGGGGCGGAGATGACTGGGTTTGGTGGGGCGGTGGTGGAAAGCGTTATCACCTTCGTGCTGGTGTACACGGTGTACGAAGCGGCGGACCCGAGGGGTGGTGGAAGCGGTGGCGAGAGGAGGAGAAACGGGGAGCGAAGGGTGGCGGCGTCTCTGGCTGCGGCGCTCGCTGCGGGGGCGTGCGTGCTGGCGGCCGGTTCCTTGACGGGTGGGTCGATGAACCCGGCACGGTCTTTCGGACCGGCCGTCGTCAGCGGCAACTTCAAGAACCAAGCGGTCTACTGGGTCGGGCCTCTAGTCGGTGCGGCCCTCGCTGCCCTGCTGCACCAGATGGTGGTCTTCCCTTCCCCTTTTCCCGCCGTGGACTCCAATTCCACCTCCAGCGTTACGATGGCGGTGTAG